The proteins below are encoded in one region of Parus major isolate Abel chromosome 7, Parus_major1.1, whole genome shotgun sequence:
- the LOC107207435 gene encoding polypeptide N-acetylgalactosaminyltransferase 13-like: protein MQALMRDAPPCLPAGSVPWGCDPAVLPGAMRRFGYCRVVLATSLLWVLLDVFLLLYFSECNKCDRPKERSLLPALRAVISRGQEGPGEMGRAVLIPKEEQEKMKELFKINQFNLLASDRIALNRSLPDVRLDGCKSKVYPEELPNTSVVIVFHNEAWSTLLRTIHSVLERSPPRLLAEIVLVDDASEREFLKASLENYVKKLEVPVTILRMEQRSGLIRARLRGAAASRGQVITFLDAHCECTLGWLEPLLARIKEDR, encoded by the exons ATGCAGGCACTGATG CGGGAtgctcctccctgcctccccgCTGGATCCGTGCCGTGGGGCTGTGATCCCGCCGTGCTCCCGGGAGCCATGAGGAGGTTTGGCTACTGCCGGGTGGTGCTGGCCACGtccctgctctgggtgctgctggacGTCTTCCTGCTGCTCTACTTCAGCGAGTGCAACAAGTGTGACCGGCCCAAGGAGCGCTCCCTGCTCCCGGCGCTGCGCG CCGTTATTTCCCGGGGCCAGGAGGGCCCGGGGGAGATGGGCAGGGCCGTGCTCATTCccaaggaggagcaggagaagatgAAGGAGCTGTTCAAGATCAACCAGTTCAACCTCCTGGCCAGCGACCGCATCGCCCTCAACCGCAGCCTGCCCGACGTGCGGCTGGACGG GTGCAAGAGCAAGGTGTACCCGGAGGAGCTGCCCAACACCAGCGTGGTGATCGTGTTCCACAACGAGGCCTGGAGCACGCTGCTCCGCACCATCCACAGCGTCCTGGAGCGCTCCCCGCCGCGCCTGCTGGCCGAGATCGTCCTGGTGGATGATGCCAGCGAGAGAG AGTTCTTGAAGGCGTCCTTGGAGAATTACGTGAAAAAGCTGGAAGTGCCCGTCACAATCCTGCGGATGGAGCAGCGGTCGGGGCTGATCCGGGCGCGGCTCCGAGGGGCAGCGGCTTCCCGGGGCCAGGTGATCACATTCCTGGATGCCCACTGCGAGTGCaccctgggctggctggagccGCTGCTGGCCAGGATCAAGGAGGACAGGTGA